A region of Culicoides brevitarsis isolate CSIRO-B50_1 chromosome 1, AGI_CSIRO_Cbre_v1, whole genome shotgun sequence DNA encodes the following proteins:
- the LOC134837670 gene encoding odorant receptor 83a-like has protein sequence MNENFRQRSAPGLTYVAFDSGFKSAQKFLNYWVCNCFLGAGVYGMVPLLNGDRVLPLPTWYPFDLSVGRRFEAVYGLQYACQLIVGTIFANGMGYCMYLYLLFTVQLDILCASIKNIPFTALIKAKKDRKTLKKLQKELENTHQELNQYSLGEKSELLEDLDKFELNNESFSMTSDTFKDPIVAKYLKEAIADCVLHHQTIIELLKKVEKILSGYLFFKLWYHCILMGFILFVISVIDDGAQIFAFLSYMFILLTGLFILTFFGQVLTIQSSKIINAVMNSPWHLYMFPVKKELSILLARGTKPYVLSAGGLMTISIGTYIAIVKAAFSYYTLLIKMNKKP, from the exons ATGAACGAGAACTTCCGACAACGAAGTGCCCCGGGTCTGACGTACGTCGCTTTCGATTCTGGTTTCAAATCGGCACAAAAATTCCTCAATTATTGGGTATGTAATTGCTTTCTCGGTGCCGGGGTTTATGGAATGGTGCCTTTGTTAAATGGGGATCGAGTGTTGCCGCTGCCGACATGGTATCCCTTCGATTTGAGTGTTGGGCGACGATTTGAGGCGGTATATGGTCTTCAATATGCGTGTCAGTTGATAGTTGGCACGATTTTTGCTAATGGCATGGGATATTGCATGTATCTGTATTTGTTGTTCACCGTCCAACTTGACATTTTGTGCGCCAGCATCAAGAATATTCCGTTCACAGCACTGATCAAAGCTAAAAAGGACAGAAAAACGCTTAAAAAGTTGCAGAAGGAACTTGAAAATACTCACCAAGAACTGAATCAGTACAGTTTGGGCGAAAAAAGTGAACTTTTGGAGGATTTGGACAAATTTGAGTTGAACAATGAGAGCTTCTCGATGACTTCAGACACATTCAAGGATCCAATTGTcgcgaaatatttaaaagaagcgATTGCTGATTGTGTTTTGCATCATCAAACCATCATTGAACTTctgaaaaaagtcgaaaaaatattgagtggCTATTTGTTCTTCAAACTTTGGTACCATTGTATCCTAATGGGATTCATCTTATTCGTTAtc tcCGTCATCGACGATGGAGCTCAAATATTCGCATTTCTCAGTTACATGTTCATTCTTTTGACAGGCCTCTTCATTCTCACCTTTTTCGGGCAAGTCCTGACCATTCAAAGCTCGAAAATTATCAATGCTGTAATGAACTCACCTTGGCATCTGTACATGTTTCCGGTCAAAAAAGAACTTTCGATACTGTTGGCACGTGGCACAAAACCCTACGTTTTATCCGCAGGAGGATTGATGACGATTTCAATAGGAACCTACATTGCT aTTGTGAAAGCTGCTTTTTCGTATTACacgttattaataaaaatgaacaaaaaacccTGA
- the LOC134837672 gene encoding odorant receptor 83a-like, which yields MVAIVEENFQVKDYLYLPRLWLKIVGSWNFSFDFLPENLRFIGRFIANCYRLFIFINLAHIETLLLITSYKVYVKDGLIDAFLFFVNVIVFLWVVIVDIYYVLTQKGLEKVFVLINEGFRYRSAPGLTYVTIDSGYNAAVKFHKYWHVWVIFVVNGYASASLFSKTLQLPLPVWYPFDLDVGNRFLIIWIIQYIAQFYLGILYATAIGVVMYTVILFISQFDILCASIKNIPYTALIKAGIDKRALMKLQDDYRNTPQELNQYSMASNIELFEDIDQLDLKIDASKTFEDFKLTVETFNDPKVAKCLKEAIVDCIEHHIAISDQLKKFEKQMSVLLLIKYGDINLLLAIILFAILISEEFARKFALGCYLCCPIFELTNLSYFGQVLTLQSTRVIESVINSDWHLYMMPVKKELSIMLARGVQPFVLTAGHLVNITASSFISVVKLSFSYYTLLEKFKK from the exons ATGGTCGCCAtagttgaagaaaatttccaagTCAAAGATTACTTGTACTTACCGAGATTGTGGCTGAAAATAGTCGGTTCATGGAATTTTTCCTTCGATTTTTTGCCAGAAAATCTTCGGTTCATTGGGAGATTCATCGCCAACTGTTATCGACtgttcatttttatcaatctGGCACACATTGAAACCCTGCTTTTAATAACTTCGTACAAAGTTTACGTCAAAGATGGACTTATCGAcgcttttttgttctttgttaACGTCATCGTGTTCTTATGGGTGGTTATTGTTGacatttattatgttttaacGCAAAAAGGCTTGGAAAAAGTGTTCGTTCTCATCAACGAAGGCTTTCGATATCGAAGTGCTCCGGGTCTGACTTACGTAACTATCGATTCTGGATACAATGCTGCCGTGAAATTCCATAAATATTGGCATGTATGGGTGATCTTCGTCGTTAACGGATACGCTTCGGCGTCTTTGTTCAGCAAAACCTTGCAATTACCATTGCCCGTTTGGTATCCCTTCGATTTGGATGTCGGAAatcgttttttaatcatatgGATCATACAGTACATCGCCCAATTCTATCTTGGGATACTTTATGCGACAGCAATTGGTGTTGTGATGTACACGGTAATTCTGTTTATCTctcaatttgatattttatgtgccagtatcaaaaatattccgTATACGGCATTAATTAAAGCAGGAATTGACAAGCGAGCACTtat gaAGTTACAAGATGACTACAGAAATACTCCTCAAGAGTTAAATCAATATAGCATGGCAAGCAACATCGAACTTTTTGAAGATATTGAtcaacttgacttgaaaatcgATGCTTCAAAGACTTTTGAGGACTTTAAACTCACCGTGGAAACTTTTAATGATCCAAAAGTCGCGAAATGTTTAAAAGAAGCCATCGTGGATTGCATTGAACATCACATTGCCATCTCTGatcaattgaaaaagtttgaaaaacaGATGTCGGTGTTGCTTTTGATCAAATATGGCGACATAAATTTGCTTTTGGCGATCATTTTATTTGCTATC ttaatttctgAAGAATTTGCTCGTAAATTCGCCCTTGGCTGCTATTTGTGCTGCCCCATCTTTGAACTCACCAATCTCTCATACTTTGGACAAGTTCTCACCCTTCAAAGTACACGAGTAATTGAATCCGTCATCAATTCCGACTGGCATTTATACATGATGCCCGTAAAGAAGGAGTTGTCGATCATGTTGGCACGCGGCGTTCAACCCTTTGTATTGACGGCGGGACATTTGGTGAATATCACAGCGTCAAGTTTTATTTCG GTCGTCAAGTTGTCGTTTTCGTATTACACACTGctggaaaagtttaaaaaataa
- the LOC134837671 gene encoding odorant receptor 83a-like → MVKWKKSFNVKEFFGTPTFWMITTGAWAFNFKKYLPNFLHFSAPTLENLFRIFVAAVLIHIEFVLAVTAYQVNEKEGAFAAFMFIFNILIYLWVCIVNTFYATQIENIKSFFPFVNKGFRQRSAPGLTYVTVEPGFKSSVRFQNKWTWACTLTGSSYALIPLMNGSFQLPIPTWYPIDLTVGHRFLVVFLIQTFAQMWLGMIFGNAMGYVFYVYSLFISQLDILCASVKNIPYTALIKAGIDKRLLKKLQEEYKNTPQELNQFSDSNDIELFEDLDDLELKTDPLKTFKDFQLTPDLFKDPKVVKCLKEAIQDCVDHHTMLLDLLKKYEKQISFFMLLKLGDINLLLTIILFAFTISKDSAARLVLGAYLTIPFSELLILSYVGQVLTLQSSRIIDAVINSPWHLYMVPVKKELSIMLARGAKPYVLTAGRLLNISTGTFIAVVRTSFSYYTLLVQLNKRS, encoded by the exons atggtcaagtggaaaaaatccttcaacgtcaaagaattttttggaaCTCCAACATTTTGGATGATAACAACAGGAGCCTGGgcgtttaattttaagaaatacttACCAAACTTCTTGCATTTTTCCGCGCCTACCCTTGAAAATCTCTTTCGCATCTTCGTTGCTGCCGTTTTGATCCATATCGAATTCGTTCTTGCCGTCACTGCTTACCAAGTGAACGAAAAAGAAGGAGCTTTCGCAGctttcatgtttatttttaacattctcATCTACTTGTGGGTGTGCATCGTGAATACTTTTTACGCGACACAAATCGAGAACATCAAAAGTTTCTTTCCTTTCGTCAATAAGGGCTTTCGACAACGAAGTGCGCCCGGATTGACTTATGTAACTGTTGAACCTGGCTTTAAATCGTCTGTGCGTTTTCAGAATAAATGGACTTGGGCATGTACGTTGACGGGAAGCTCTTATGCCTTGATTCCGCTGATGAACGGAAGCTTTCAACTCCCAATTCCGACATGGTATCCCATTGATTTGACAGTTGGGCATCGATTTTTGGtcgtttttttgattcaaacgtTCGCACAAATGTGGCTGGGAATGATTTTTGGCAATGCGATGGGATATGTCTTTTATGTTTATTCACTTTTCATCTCGCAATTGGATATTTTGTGTGcaagtgtcaaaaatattccgTATACGGCACTTATTAAAGCTGGAATTGATAAAAGATTGCTCAA gaaGTTACAAGAAGAATACAAAAACACTCCTCAGGAACTAAATCAGTTTAGCGATTCAAACGACATTGAACTTTTTGAAGATTTAGATGATCTTGAGCTGAAAACTGATCCTTTAAAGACATTTAAGGACTTTCAACTCACCCCAGACTTGTTCAAAGACCCAAAAGTTGTCAAATGTTTGAAGGAAGCGATTCAAGATTGTGTCGATCATCACACAATGCTCTTggatttgctgaaaaaatacgaaaaacaaATAAGTTTCTTCATGTTGCTCAAACTTGGAGACATCAACTTACTTTTGACCATCATTTTGTTcgctttt acgaTATCCAAGGACAGTGCAGCACGATTGGTCTTAGGTGCATACCTAACAATTCCATTTTCGGAGCTACTCATCCTCTCATATGTCGGTCAAGTGCTCACTTTACAAAGTTCGAGGATTATTGATGCCGTTATCAACTCCCCATGGCACTTATATATGGTTCCTGTGAAGAAAGAGTTGTCGATCATGTTAGCTCGCGGTGCAAAGCCTTACGTTTTAACAGCGGGACGGTTGTTAAACATTTCCACAGGAACTTTTATTGCG gTTGTTCGGACGTCATTCTCGTACTACACGTTGCTCGTTCAGCTGAACAAAAGATCATAA